A stretch of Coccidioides posadasii str. Silveira chromosome 2, complete sequence DNA encodes these proteins:
- a CDS encoding uncharacterized protein (EggNog:ENOG410PJFA~COG:Q) gives MDDFVGSQFEEQDAQSELKMVSNGFSGATSTATDDWTIDPELFAFTPRRLRVVCIGAGFAGLTLAYKLKHERPLDFVDFTIYERNSEVGGTWLKNVYPGVGWYVALRSLKILMLSTILIKEDSYVFPFEPNPTWSKFYVSGAEIQQYILNTTEKYGLKDKIIFDRHLVESIWDEEQGKWELRLESKEGVIQDKADILINAGGILHQWKWPELEGLESFKGKLIHSARWDSAYDWTGKKVAVIGNGSSGIQIVPAVQPKAAKLVNYIRHATWIAANICGHLTKDGSNFEFTEEEKQRFLENPEEFSQYRKRIESEVNSVFRMMISGSKENKFMFDLCDKLMRDRLAKNPELIEKLIPNYEIGCRRISPGDGYLEALQAENAKCCFGDIKRITEKGIETDEGEEEFDLIVCATGFNTRFIPSWKLVGRDGRRLDIAWKDKPEAYLSVCAPGIPNYFMFAGPNFPVGHGSIPPAFGWSADYMLDWTTKIATEDIKSIVVKDSVVRDYNRYAQENLKRMVWSKGCHAWYKSAKGDNRVVTAMYPGSVMHYKSALEIIRGEHFDIGYNTSNQFRFMGNGQLAWEMEEGADFAPYVK, from the exons ATGGATGATTTTGTCGGGTCACAATTTGAAGAACAAGACGCTCAAAGTGAATTGAAGATGGTTTCCAACGGATTCAGCGGTGCTACTTCTACAGCGACAGATGACTGGACTATTGATCCGGAACTATTCGCGTTCACACCAAGGAGGCTCCGGGTTGTCTGCATTGGTGCTGGCTTTGCCGGTCTGACTTTGGCCTATAAACTGAAACATGAACGACCATTGGATTTTGTGGACTTTACCATTTACGAGAGGAATTCAGAGGTCGGAGGCACTTGGTTGAAGAATGTATATCCTGGTGTTGGATGGTATGTGGCCCTTCGAAGTCTAAAAATACTCATG TTATCGACTATCCTGATCAAAGAAGATAGCTATGTATTCCCCTTTGAGCCAAATCCAACGTGGTCGAAGTTCTATGTTAGCGGGGCAGAGATCCAGCAGTATATACTTAACACCACGGAGAAGTATGGACTAAAAGACAAAATAATATTCGACAGACACCTCGTGGAGTCTATTTGGGATGAAGAACAAGGAAAGTGGGAGCTCAGATTGGAGTCCAAGGAGGGTGTCATTCAAGATAAGGCCGACATCCTGATTAACGCAGGCGGCATTCTCCA CCAGTGGAAGTGGCCTGAACTCGAAGGGCTCGAGTCCTTTAAAGGCAAGCTCATTCACAGCGCTCGATG GGATTCAGCGTACGATTGGACTGGAAAGAAGGTTGCCGTCATTGGTAATGGGTCGTCGGGCATTCAAATAGTGCCAGCAGTGCAACCAAAGGCTGCAAAGCTGGTTAACTATATACGACATGCGACTTGGATTGCAGCGAATATTTGCGGTCATTTGACTAAGGATGGAAGCAACTTTGAAtttacagaagaagaaaagcagcGATTCCTGGAAAATCCAGAGGAATTCTCTCAATACCGAAAAAGAATCGAATCAGA GGTCAATAGCGTGTTTAGGATGATGATTTCCGGATCTAAGGAGAATAAATTCATGTTCGACCTGTGTGATAAATTAATGAGAGATCGACTGGCAAAGAACCCCGAATTGATAGAGAAGCTCATTCCGAACTACGAGATTGGATGCCGTCGAATCAGTCCTGGTGATGGGTACTTGGAAGCCCTGCAGGCTGAGAATGCTAAGTGCTGTTTCGGTGATATCAAGCGCATTACAGAGAAAGGCATTGAGACGGATGAAGGCGAGGAAGAATTTGACCTGATAGTGTGCGCGACTGGATTCAACACAAGGTTTATTCCCTCGTGGAAGCTTGTTGGTCGCGATGGTCGACGTCTGGATATTGCTTGGAAAGATAAGCCAGAAGCATATCTTTCCGTTTGTGCCCCAGGGATTCCTAATTATTTTATGTTTGCGGGACCCAACTTTCCCGTGGGCCATGGCTCTATACCTCCAGCCTTCGGATGGAGTGCCGATTACATGCTGGATTGGACGACGAAGATAGCGACCGAGGATATCAA GTCCATTGTGGTGAAAGATTCTGTTGTGCGTGACTACAATCGCTATGCCCAAGAGAACCTTAAGCGAATGGTCTGGTCCAAGGGCTGCCATGCCTGGTACAAGAGCGCGAAAGGAGACAACAGAGTAGTCACTGCCATGTATCCAGGTAGTGTGATGCATTATAAAT CTGCACTCGAAATCATACGTGGGGAGCATTTCGATATCGGATACAACACGTCCAACCAATTCCGATTCATGGGCAACGGCCAACTGGCTTGGGAGATGGAAGAGGGAGCGGATTTTGCACCATATGTGAAGTAG
- a CDS encoding uncharacterized protein (EggNog:ENOG410PW9J~COG:S~TransMembrane:1 (i28-48o)) has protein sequence MPGNNGILVGQKSKFLDLISSAIKGRGGLFAVTALTILNILIFMNVLYQRSATAAVSNNSYTLRQPDQKSSNGSNLVKPDNLTISGLVFFGRKDRVESMHCYLERNIVDNGGWLDEVLWVVNTEDGKDLAYLETILKRSPKRYKKLNLGKKVRGPEFRQIWKHLERGKMYVKVDDDVVWLADDAIPRIVDRKFNNPNDFAVSANIINNPPLSFMHYHFGALHPYFPELDKNGDATTKISSNKAWRPSAHPYWSGPSGFTWPMDANPPARGHRWLRVKDDKAISRTPVSKLKYEVWGDTYVSWAIAAQQHYSFLENLESGNLHLYKFEPPWNMDNERIRINVLAVMADDILDSNIDSWPKERSDEEMVVMELPKMYSRPVNIVGSALAVHFNFQHQRGVVDTDLLARYRALTLEQACPPK, from the exons ATGCCGGGTAATAATGGCATCCTTGTGGGCCAGAAATCCAAGTTTCTCGACTTGATTTCTTCCGCTATCAAAGGGCGCGGAGGCTTGTTTGCGGTGACGGCATTGACCATCCTGAACATCCTCATTTTCATGAACGTACTTTACCAGCGAAGTGCAACAGCTGCTGTCTCGAATAATAGCTATACTTTACGCCAGCCTGACCAGAAGAGCTCGAACGGATCAAATCTTGTCAAGCCCGATAATTTGACGATATCCGGGCTCGTGTTCTTTGGGCGAAAAGATAGAGTGGAGTCGATGCATTGTTATCTCGAG CGGAACATAGTTGACAACGGCGGCTGGCTAGACGAGGTTCTGTGGGTTGTCAACACGGAAGATGGGAAAGACCTTGCATACTTGGAAACTATCCTTAAGCGCTCGCCTAAGCGTTATAAGAAATTGAATCTCGGAAAGAAAGTAAGAGGCCCGGAATTTCGCCAGATTTGGAAACATTTGGAGCGCGGAAAGATGTACGTCAAAGTTGACGATGATGTC GTATGGCTTGCGGACGATGCAATCCCGAGGATAGTTGACAGGAAGTTCAATAATCCCAATGATTTCGCCGTGTCCGCGAACATTATCAATAACCCTCCTTTATCCTTTATGCACTATCATTTCGGCGCCTTACACCCCTACTTCCCTGAGTTAGACAAAAACGGCGACGCAACGACGAAAATCAGCTCAAACAAAGCTTGGAGACCCTCAGCACATCCATACTGGAGCGGGCCATCGGGTTTCACGTGGCCCATGGATGCGAATCCTCCAGCAAGAGGCCATCGCTGGCTCCGGGTCAAAGACGACAAGGCTATTTCCCGCACTCCAGTGTCAAAGCTAAAGTATGAAGTGTGGGGTGATACATATGTGAGCTGGGCTATCGCTGCTCAACAGCACTACTCATTTCTCGAGAACCTGGAGTCCGGCAATCTGCATTTATACAAATTCGAACCTCCCTGGAATATGGATAATGAGCGAATTAGGATCAATGTACTTGCCGTTATGGCCGATGACATTCTAGATAGCAATATTGACAGTTGGCCAAAGGAGAGGAGTGACGAGGAGATGGTTGTTATGGAGCTACCAAAAATGTATTCACGAC CTGTTAATATCGTCGGCTCCGCGCTCGCCGTACATTTCAACTTCCAGCATCAGCGAGGTGTTGTAGACACTGATCTTCTCGCACGATATCGGGCATTGACGCTCGAGCAGGCGTGTCCCCCTAAATAA
- a CDS encoding uncharacterized protein (EggNog:ENOG410QDPW~COG:T~BUSCO:700at33183) → MEPHPEYIAPLNISNGKAQSQFRNGSFSTRIASNQRLFSALKTQLRMTPPLTPHSSREDMVDRSNSERSAFPNYLRAFYPFHPGAPISSATVTLPLDQGDLVLVHSVHTNGWADGTLLDTGARGWLPTNYCEAYDQQLMRPLLKALMDFWDVIRAGSCATLHQFGNQDYMRGIIAGVRFLLEKSECLKREDELVQKLVGLRRNRKTLLSDLSSLAKMAKNLRDIANGAPLDDSLDSIFDQMLLKAFKIVTRGVRFLDVWNEEVGLSRVMAELSPSDSMARMYDEPLTPPVESSFSISSSAWGSTQSSTPESAISAASRMETRSRINGSFTSRAASQLSYNEPNQRRHSTIQTKRSSVSHRISYTATSSTSRNPNLASERLNVAIDDFLGVLGSFIGLHLHSRSSTELIVTTQQAVQSCRVLLSVVEEVWEHDLHRSEALEEAKDTMYERITELVHAARDAFRPANGNEDETIFMPDEGKRLVDAATVCVRGAGDCVAKARQVLEQVGDFEIEAAAIGLGISTPDVDKTDTTTDDFGGALDTETPPKTESLSGNDNKSEIKERSTRLPPPLQIPSGSLSTLSLTPSLTTDGGTTPSPSFITTAVETPTSTLDEPFSAALSSFSDLNDSLIPSTDLKESQDLDLYLHTKSQEAESQNEPTRGVTSAESERTCVNNIDDTETADGTDDSTRVSTPVDSQPPPPPLKDDVASLHHSGGEDAEESEECILEKTYAHELMFKDGQVIGGSLRALIEKLTAHESTPDAMFVSTFYLTFRHFATPVEFAEALIDRYDYIGDNSNAGGPVRLRVSNIFKGWLEAHWRHDCDDVALPCILNFARSKLLVSLPTAGRRLVELVEKVSDLHGPLVPRLVSSMGKTNTSIAQYINPDQPLPSPIISKSQMNLLKQWRNGGQNITILDFDPMELARQLTLKESRIFCSILPEELLGTEWMKKTGSLAVNVRAMSTLSTDLANLVADCILQLDEPKKRALVIKQWVKIASKCLELNNYDSLMAIICSLNSSTISRLKRTWELVSQKTKNILETLREIVDVSRNYAVLRHRIQNHVPPCLPFVGTYLTDLTFVDHGNQDTRTLTADSGSIEVINFDKHMKTAKIISELQRFQIPYRLTEVPELQTWIQDQLVRVRSAGEKGFQNYYRRSLILEPRERSTPRNSPGDANAFSLFSRENAKEKFDFLAWTQSSKIKAAVS, encoded by the exons ATGGAGCCACATCCCGAATATATCGCTCCGCTAAACATATCTAATGGCAAAGCTCAGTCACAGTTTCGAAATGGATCATTCTCCACGCGAATTGCATCCAACCAACGCTTGTTCTCAGCTCTGAAAACACAGTTACGGATGACGCCACCATTGACGCCTCACAGTTCACGCGAGGATATGGTTGATCGAAGCAATTCAGAGAGATCGGCATTCCCAAATTATCTTCGTGCGTTCTATCCTTTTCACCCTGGCGCTCCAATCTCATCTGCCACTGTGACTCTCCCGCTGGATCAGGGCGATCTAGTGCTTGTGCACTCTGTTCATACCAACGGCTGGGCTGATGGCACACTCTTGGATACCGGCGCCAGAGGCTGGCTGCCTACAAATTACTGTGAAGCTTATGACCAGCAACTGATGCGCCCGCTGTTGAAGGCCTTGATGGATTTTTGGGATGTCATCCGTGCAGGATCATGTGCGACTCTCCATCAGTTTGGAAATCAGGATTACATGAGAGGGATCATTGCTGGAGTGCGATTCCTTTTG GAAAAATCGGAATGCCTGAAAAGGGAAGACGAGCTTGTTCAGAAACTTGTTGGTCTCAGGCGAAATCGGAAGACTTTACTGTCCGATCTCTCGTCGTTGGCAAAAATGGCCAAGAATCTCAGAGATATTGCCAATGGTGCGCCGCTGGACGACTCGCTGGATAGTATCTTTGACCAGATGCTCCTCAAGGCTTTTAAGATAGTCACACGTGGCGTCCGATTTTTGGATGTGTGGAACGAAGAAGTTGGCCTATCTCGGGTAATGGCTGAACTTAGCCCCAGCGATTCGATGGCTCGCATGTACGATGAGCCACTCACACCACCTGTTGAATCATCGTTCAGCATATCAAGCAGCGCTTGGGGATCGACACAATCTAGCACCCCAGAGTCGGCCATTAGCGCAGCTTCACGCATGGAAACCCGAAGTCGCATCAATGGATCATTCACCTCGCGAGCTGCTTCTCAACTCTCCTATAACGAGCCTAACCAACGTCGCCATTCTACAATTCAAACAAAACGATCATCCGTCTCACATCGAATATCTTACACGGCCACATCCTCTACCTCCCGAAATCCAAACCTCGCCAGCGAAAGGCTGAACGTTGCCATCGATGACTTTCTCGGTGTGTTGGGCTCCTTCATTGGTCTTCACCTCCACTCTCGATCGTCGACGGAGCTCATCGTGACGACGCAACAAGCTGTTCAGTCCTGTCGAGTTTTGCTATCGGTAGTCGAAGAAGTTTGGGAGCACGACCTGCACCGTTCGGAGGCTCTGGAGGAAGCCAAAGACACGATGTACGAGCGAATCACAGAACTCGTTCATGCTGCTCGAGATGCCTTTCGACCCGCAAATGGGAACGAGGACGAAACAATATTCATGCCAGACGAGGGAAAGCGTTTAGTTGACGCTGCGACCGTCTGTGTTCGCGGAGCGGGTGACTGCGTGGCGAAGGCCCGACAGGTTCTGGAGCAAGTCGGGGATTTCGAGATTGAGGCCGCGGCAATTGGCCTGGGTATCTCGACTCCTGATGTGGACAAGACCGACACGACAACAGACGACTTTGGAGGTGCTTTGGACACGGAGACGCCGCCGAAAACCGAGTCTTTATCAGGCAATGATAACAAGTCAGAGATAAAAGAAAGGTCAACTCGGCTGCCTCCACCACTACAAATTCCTAGCGGCTCACTTTCGACGCTATCATTGACGCCTTCCCTCACAACCGATGGTGGCACTACGCCATCTCCAAGTTTTATCACTACTGCCGTTGAAACACCAACCTCCACCTTAGACGAACCGTTTAGCGCCGCTCTCTCCTCATTTTCAGACCTCAATGACTCTCTTATCCCCTCTACTGACCTTAAGGAGAGCCAGGACCTTGATCTTTATCTTCATACAAAATCTCAAGAAGCTGAATCACAGAATGAACCAACTCGAGGTGTGACCAGTGCAGAGAGTGAGCGAACTTGCGTGAACAATATTGATGACACTGAAACTGCTGATGGCACGGATGACTCGACCCGTGTTTCTACGCCGGTCGATAGCCAGCCACCTCCGCCACCCCTGAAAGACGATGTGGCTTCTCTTCACCATAGCGGTGGTGAAGATGCAGAAGAAAGCGAGGAGTGCATCCTCGAAAAGACCTACGCCCACGAGCTCATGTTCAAGGATGGCCAGGTCATCGGTGGAAGCCTTCGAGCTTTGATTGAGAAGCTTACTGCTCACGAATCTACCCCAGACGCCATGTTTGTCTCGACTTTCTACCTTACCTTCCGCCACTTTGCAACCCCCGTCGAATTTGCTGAAGCGCTGATTGATCGATATGACTATATTGGTGACAACTCCAATGCCGGTGGCCCAGTTCGACTCCGGGTGTCAAATATATTCAAAGGATGGCTAGAAGCTCACTGGCGGCATGATTGTGATGATGTCGCTTTACCGTGTATCTTGAACTTCGCACGTTCGAAGCTCCTAGTCAGCTTGCCTACTGCTGGAAGGCGCCTGGTTGAACTGGTGGAAAAGGTGTCAGATCTTCACGGCCCACTGGTTCCAAGGCTAGTCTCATCAATGGGGAAAACAAATACTTCTATTGCTCAATATATCAACCCTGACCAGCCATTACCATCCCCTATCATCTCGAAGAGTCAGATGAACTTGCTCAAGCAGTGGAGAAATGGCGGTCAGAATATCACCATTCTGGATTTTGATCCTATGGAGTTAGCTCGACAACTCACCCTCAAGGAGTCAAGAATATTCTGCTCAATTTTACCAGAGGAACTTCTAGGTACCGAGTGGATGAAGAAGACTGGTTCACTGGCGGTCAACGTTCGCGCGATGTCGACTCTCTCCACGGATCTTGCGAATCTTGTCGCTGATTGCATTTTGCAGTTGGACGAGCCCAAAAAGCGTGCTCTTGTGATTAAGCAATGGGTCAAGATCGCATCCAAGTGCTTGGAACTTAACAACTACGACAGCTTGATGGCAATCATCTGCTCTTTGAATTCCTCGACCATCTCGCGCCTCAAGCGAACATGGGAACTAGTCTCCCAGAAAACTAAGAATATCCTGGAAACTCTCCGGGAAATTGTCGACGTATCTCGGAACTATGCGGTCCTGCGACACCGTATTCAGAATCATGTGCCTCCATGTCTGCCATTTGTGGGAACATACTTGACAGACCTGACCTTTGTTGATCATGGCAATCAAGATACCCGTACGCTCACAGCGGATAGCGGTTCCATCGAGGTGATTAACTTTGACAAGCACATGAAAACAGCCAAGATTATCAGCGAACTCCAACGGTTCCAAATTCCTTACCGCCTCACGGAAGTTCCTGAGCTTCAGACTTGGATTCAGGATCAATTGGTTCGCGTGCGATCGGCCGGCGAGAAGGGGTTCCAAAACTACTACCGACGGTCGTTAATCCTTGAGCCACGAGAACGATCGACACCACGCAATTCACCGGGAGATGCGAAcgccttttctctcttttcgcGTGAAAACGCTAAAGAGAAATTCGATTTCTTGGCCTGGACTCAAAGCTCAAAGATCAAGGCTGCTGTTAGCTAA
- the STS1 gene encoding Tethering factor for nuclear proteasome sts1 (EggNog:ENOG410PKVS~COG:U~BUSCO:11076at33183) has protein sequence MNSLVATPPIPPHFYEHNRFNTTSRFAVSPMNPAGSRKRKAEDDNGSSDHDTRMSASPTSSPALPTKPLAARQIKRPRPNLSGRPLSLGRLFETLDSDALRSVLRSLCDRHPELGQEVVDTAPRPNITSALQVLSNYQSTLQSSFPLGGNPSSDYAYNRVRPHVMNLLDALNDFTPHFLPPNETHPSTSLNYLDGVTEIIHQLPRWDTPHYNLEKEAAYEEIAKAWALVIREASKRGGGIQLQYGEWDQKLAKHNQTSGGKLQDAVHELSASLGWMAGNPSHPGPGCPQADTASIRQQLLSGTYGAGLPLKVGPW, from the exons ATGAACAGCTTGGTGGCAACCCCACCCATCCCTCCACACTTTTACGAGCATAACCGATTCAACACCACATCTCGATTCG CAGTCTCTCCAATGAACCCAGCTGGGAGCCGGAAACGCAAAGCAGAAGATGACAACGGTTCAAGTGATCATGACACTCGCATGTCTGCCTCGCCAACAAGCTCGCCTGCACTGCCTACTAAACCCCTAGCAGCTCGTCAGATAAAACGGCCGAGACCAAACCTCTCGGGACGGCCTTTGTCTCTTGGACGTCTATTCGAAACTCTGGACAGTGACGCTCTTCGATCCGTGCTCCGGTCCCTGTGTGATCGCCATCCCGAACTTGGACAAGAAGTGGTCGATACCGCTCCTCGGCCAAATATCACATCTGCTCTGCAGGTCCTCAGCAACTACCAGTCGACTCTTCAGTCCTCTTTCCCTCTTGGTGGCAATCCCTCCTCAGACTATGCTTATAACCGTGTCAGGCCACACGTGATGAATCTTCTAGACGCCCTCAATGACTTTACGCCTCATTTTCTTCCTCCGAATGAAACGCACCCTTCGACCTCTCTAAACTACCTCGATGGTGTGACTGAAATCATTCACCAACTGCCAAGATGGGATACTCCACATTATAACTTGGAAAAGGAGGCTGCATATGAAGAAATAGCGAAAGCTTGGGCGCTGGTAATCCGTGAGGCCAGTAAGCGGGGTGGCGGCATCCAGTTGCAGTATGGGGAATGGGATCAAAAGCTAGCAAAGCATAATCAAACGTCTGGTGGGAAGCTTCAAGACGCAGTCCATGAATTAAGTGCTAGCCTTGGCTGGATGGCGGGTAATCCAAGCCATCCAGGGCCTGGTTGTCCCCAGGCCGATACTGCTTCCATTCGGCAACAGTTACTCTCAGGCACATATGGTGCTGGCCTACCCCTCAAGGTCGGCCCTTGGTGA
- a CDS encoding uncharacterized protein (EggNog:ENOG410QE1B~TransMembrane:4 (i67-87o107-127i139-162o195-216i)) codes for MVTQPEPSHAPANPSLQPAPSNPHPDTITFTVNSRTLSMDEKAVNVPASALNPVSVRPVQRKINTSIGITIAQGAIFVSGIISAALLGSSITKEQNANIRGYYSGLAFVPIAPVCLSAFWALVALGISRGLRTPVHPAFYVAFDLLLWLTILGISICIVILLGSQDGYACSYNYRRYRPERGCRSVLIESWKMQMAANALAIFNGLAHFGIFVWGCRMVHKVNKMMKFEVTINLNGFNNGGVVAPAAPAVYA; via the exons ATGGTCACTCAGCCCGAGCCTTCCCACGCTCCTGCAAACCCCTCTCTCCAACCCGCGCCCTCAAATCCGCACCCAGACACGATCACTTTCACCGTCAATTCTCGCACGTTGTCGATGGATGAAAAGGCAGTCAATGTTCCGGCCTCTGCTTTGAACCCTGTCTCGGTTAGACCCGTCCAGCGGAAGATCAACACTTCGATCGGCATTACCATCGCCCAGGGCGCCATCTTTGTTTCGGGTATAATTTCCGCCGCTCTGCTGGGTTCCAGCATAACAAAAGAGCAAAATGCCAACATTCGGGGTTACTACAGCGGTTTGGCGTTTGTTCCGATTGCTCCA GTGTGCCTCAGCGCGTTTTGGGCTCTTGTAGCGCTGGGAATATCTCGTGGACTCAGAACACCTGTCCATCCGGCATTCTACGTTGcttttgatcttcttctctggCTCACCATCCTCGGAATCTCGATATGCATCGTCATCCTCCTTGGAAGCCAGGACGGGTATGCCTGCAGCTACAACTACCGGAGGTATCGTCCCGAGCGAGGATGCCGTAGCGTCTTGATCGAGTCATGGAAGATGCAGATGGCTGCAAATGCGCTTGCTATCTTCAACGG GCTCGCTCATTTTGGCATCTTTGTCTGGGGCTGCAGGATGGTTCACAAGGTGAACAAAATGATGAAATTCGAAGTGACCATCAATCTGAATGGCTTCAATAACGGCGGAGTTGTTGCACCAGCTGCTCCGGCCGTCTACGCTTGA